The window GGACGGCGCGCGGGTGCAGCACCTCGACCTCGGCGACGGTGCGATGGGCGGCCCATCGCTCCAGACCGCGCCGGACCACCTCGACCTCGGGCAACTCGGGCATCGGGACCCCCGTACACAGCGGTGGATGAGCCGAACGCCCGCCCCGTCGGGAACGGTGGGGCGGGCGTCCGGATACTGCTCTCTTCGTCAGGCGGAGGCGGACGACGGGTTGCCGTCCTTCGCAGCGGCCTCTTCGACCGCCTTGGCGCGCTCGTCCGCGGCTGCCCGGATGGACCGCCAGGCGGACTCGGCGGCCTGCTGCTCCGCCTCCTTCTTGCTGCGGCCGGTGCCGGTGCCGTACGAGACGCCTCCGACGCGGGCAGCAGCAGTAAAGGTCTTCTCGTGATCGGGACCGGTCTCCGAGACCAGGTACTCGGGCACGCCGAGCCCCTCGATCGCGGTGAGCTCCTGGAGACTGGTCTTCCAGTCCAGGCCGGCTCCGAGGTTCGAGGACTTCTCGATCAGCGGGTCGAAGAGCCGGTGCACCAGCTCCGAGGCCGCGTCGAGGCCCTGGTCGAGATAGACCGCGCCGATCACCGCTTCCAGGGTGTCGGCGAGAATGGACGCCTTGTCCCGGCCGCCCGTGCCCTCTTCACCACGGCCGAGCCGGATGAAGGAGCCCAGGTCGAGGCCACGACTGACCTCCGCCAGCGCACGCGAGTTGACCACCGCGGCCCGCAGCTTGGCCAGCTGGCCCTCGGGCAGGTCGGGGTGGGTGCGGTACAGCGTGTCCGTGACGACGAGGCCGAGCACGGAGTCCCCGAGGAACTCCAGTCGCTCGTTCGTCGGCAGACCGCCGTTCTCGTACGCGTACGAACGGTGGGTCAGCGCACGCACCAGAAGGGCGGACTCGAGCTGATAGCCGAGCCGCCCTTCCAGAAGCGTGTGGGACGAGGCCTGGTTGTCCACCTTCTTCTTGGCG of the Streptomyces sp. 1222.5 genome contains:
- the rnc gene encoding ribonuclease III, encoding MRGTVSSPKRAEDAKADVPAKKKVDNQASSHTLLEGRLGYQLESALLVRALTHRSYAYENGGLPTNERLEFLGDSVLGLVVTDTLYRTHPDLPEGQLAKLRAAVVNSRALAEVSRGLDLGSFIRLGRGEEGTGGRDKASILADTLEAVIGAVYLDQGLDAASELVHRLFDPLIEKSSNLGAGLDWKTSLQELTAIEGLGVPEYLVSETGPDHEKTFTAAARVGGVSYGTGTGRSKKEAEQQAAESAWRSIRAAADERAKAVEEAAAKDGNPSSASA